From Erigeron canadensis isolate Cc75 chromosome 5, C_canadensis_v1, whole genome shotgun sequence:
ACCGGTCAATACaactattttatatttgttttttaattttttataaaaattgtcaaAAACTTGTTAGAATTTAACGAATATAGTTAAAATGCACTTACAATCCACtgaaaataataccaaataggtaaTTCATAACAacatataagttttaaattcacaaataaccaaaaatagtaataaagtatcataaaaatagttttaaaaaatttctagttttcttttttgaaaatatcaaaaaatacCGTAGcgataataccggaaaataccagGAATACaagaaataccggccggtatttaccgCGACATGAAGCTTAAAGCAATTtcttaaataccggtaaataccgaCCGATATTTTTGGTATTCCTGATTTTTTCCGCTATTACAGCTGCGGTACTTccgatattttcaaaaaaaaaaaaattgaaatttatttaaaattatttttataatactttattgctatttttggttatttgtgaattttaaaacttatattttgttatgaaatacctttTGGTGTTATgtttgagtggattataagtgcatttgaccattttcattaaattgtaacaagttttgaagaatttttataaaaaaaaaacaaattaaaaatagtcggaCCGACCGTTATTTCCGGTAATACCCATAATACCGGAAATTTTGTCGCACcgatataactaaaataccggtttttaaaacactGGCTTAAAGCGAAATTCAccatacaaaataaataaaatacaaaaaaaaataagaactaaacattaggtaccatttaagtaattaagaaacattatgCATTAAACCAACAATATCGTGCAAatgttaggtaccatttaagtaattaagaatcatgatattacatctttacccttcacgtgcaagtcacatgGGGGGGTTTTTAACGGCCATCAAACGGCGTTTGGTTCAAGTATGATTCGAGTGGAGTTTTGGAAACGCTAGGTATGATCCGCgtaattttgaaataaaaggtATCAAACCAGCAATATCGCACAAACGTTAAgtatcatttaagtaattaactatAAACTTTATTATTACAAATTAGCTAAAGTCCAATctattacattttataattaacaaACTATTTTTTCTATCGCTtagttgttgttttttttatatatccatAAAATCACCatcaatattatttttgtataaatctACTAAAACgggtttattcttttaatattataaaattttttcaaattttaataattatgtaATATCTAAATATTCTAATCATTTTGTTcgtaaaaaaaactataaattatgaataataaaactataacaccccgatttttatttattttaaaaagataaattagtagaacaataataataattgatataGATAGGTATATGTTCTATAGATATCCCTGGCTTAAGAGACGTATGTGATCAAACCCAACTAAAATTCCATACTTTGCAGCCTATATTCTTGGatttactctatatatatagagagagagatacaACACACGTAAAATCTAATCGATACATCAGAGAACacttaaattaaaagaaaataagaacaGGAGGGTGGGTTGGAGTACAGAGATAATTTCGAGCAAAAGTTCTGCCATCAAAACTGTTTTCTGAGTAAAGTAAAACACACATCAAACTTCTGTATATACCtaatattttgattatataaGTTTTCGGGTCACATCGCTTGTGTTATATGAGTCAAAATCTGTTTCGAAATCACCAGCCATGGTGAAAAGACGGAAGTTTCGAGTCTTAAGTATGTAAATGATTATACTGATCGGgatttaaaacttttaagatcGAGTTCAAGATAATACTAGACGTAATAGTGGGTTATCACTCCAGCAAGATAAATTTGAATGTTATTTGGATTAAACGGAAGTAACAGAGACGAGAAAGATACTGGTGCATGGACTTCATgtttaacaaaaataagagTATTTAATTACTATTTTGTTACAAACACATTACCACCCGGTAGGTTATAATATAGCTACGTAAACTAATTTAGTCAAGTTATGATCTTAAGCTTTTAATATGATAAGAATTATGTAGTTACAGTCATAAAACGGGATGGGTCAGGAATAATCGCAGGCTGTTATTAATGATGGGTAGTTCTATATAATCGTTGTAGATCGTTCGTGGAAAAGATAGATAGGCGATTCTGTTTGACATCGTGATCGTTTAAGGTACGGATTCTTGTTTCTATAACTTATCGATACGTTAAACGTCGGTTTGAATTCTCTGCATTCTTTCAGCGATCATCCTATAGTGCATGTATCTATCTTCTAGTTTCGTCTTTGATTCGGAAGTTATGTGTTTACTGTTTTGCTTCAATTCTGTTTCAATTCTGTTAGTACCTTTGTCACCTCGTCCTTCTGTGAATAgcgattatatatatgttacctGGTCCTTTGGAATATAATCAAGTGATTTCAGAAACTAATAACTTGTCATCAGCTTAATTTGATCGTCCCATTCCTTCAGTGGCTTTGGCTTGCGATTTTTGTTATTCTTGTAGTCGCAAGGCTGTTCAAACGTTTGCAAAGTGTGCTTGTTTCATCACTTACAATATCTAATTGTATTTTGGTTACAAAGCAAAAGGGTTCTCGGGTTGgttaataaatatagataatgtGATGTACTTTTGAAACTTGTCAGGCTTTTATAAGAAACCTTGTTTTATTAATGTCATATGAAACGAGTATTAATATGTAATTTTACCCCGAGCTATTAACCACCTATGGGGTACTATAGGCATATCATTGGGGCACCAATGGTGTGACACTTCCGTGACAGCGTGATCGGTTACGGCGTCTCTTTTTGTGTACTTTTAAAAGCATTGGTCATTCTGTTGGGAGGCGTATGAGTCGACTCTATTGTAGGTTCTGGTAGGGTGGATGTTGTGTTGTGCCCGACACACCATTTCACATTTGTAGGGTACATTTGGATCTGCAGTCCATTGTACATATGTCTGACACTTGTTTATCGGTTCATGTGACTGGGTATGCAAGTGTATACGTTCTGTGTAGGAGCTCGATGGGTTTTGAAAATATGAAACTCTGAAATATAAGTATGTTGATAATGTTGGATATGAAAATGTGAAGCTTTGTAAGTTTTTTTGATAACTTTGGATTTTGATATGTTCTGTTAATAATGtgaaaataatttatttgatcgtataattatattatgtatTGAATTAGCCTTTACTTAAACTTACTTTAAATCTTTGGTCTGTCAAGGTATATTCGGTCTCTTGTTGGTTAAAAGATTTATTTGAAAATATCTTGCCTCTTTTAGTTATTGTCATACATCATTCTATATCTGCGCACTGAGCAATTGGCTCAACCgcaattttctttctttccctgCGGCAGGTAATCAAGGGGATTTTGAGCAAGGTGATGTGAGAGATATTGGATCTGGATGGCACATAAGCtctttcttttaagttttagttGTTCGTTGGATTTTGGAGATTTTATTTTGGATATTAATACTTTTGTTAGTCTATCTCGTCATTATATTTTGAAACGCTTCCATTATTGCTCGTCATTTTGCAATAAGATATTATGGTTTCAATTGACATAATCTTCGTTAGTTTGGTCCATAACTCCCTAGTTTTCTTCCTTGAAAagggtggggtgttacaaaaccCGACTCAAAAACGATTATGGTTATAATTTAGGTAAagtttattcatatatttattttgattgtgttttaatttttttatattcattttattatatttgtttaaaagtgACACTCTTCCATATATAATcgtataatgtttttttttcaagatgATAACTTATTTATCGATCTAATTTGTTTAGGTAGTGTAAACAAAACtgatatttagttatttatgtgatttttgatttaacatttgttGTTAGCTAGAAGCTCAAATTATGTTATATACTTAATGTTCTTATAGATACACATATACTGTTTGattaaatatcaatttttacacacatgtaaattatataatgtattttcttttatcaaaatttttctttatattcttcattgatatattttatttaatttttttaatgttttttagtaAGGGTGGACGGAGTGCCTAAGACACCAAACCGATACCAGTCCGGTACCTAAGCGAACACCGCCCCGTTTACCGGTACCGGGTGGGCGGTGAGCAAATTGGGGAAAGTCGTCCCCGGCGTGGTCTCGCAAAATTGGAATGTtgcacacttaaaaaaaaatcagagaAACCCAAAACCAACGGTCCACTTCTATccctcttctttttttctttttcgttaTTTTTCCTCCATTTCTTTATTTTGCTTCATCCTTCCTTCCtccattttcttatttttttcagcttctttctttttttatttttattatatcacacaacacacacatattatatataaaacatgacAAACATGAACTTTTTTGATGTTAAGATGGCGATGCAAAACCACATGGTAAACGATGATAGACACCGGTCTGAAGTAACCGAATTGAAGCTCTCGATCGGGCTTGTAGCGCTGTCGAAAATATCTTCGAGGGAAGATTGACTGGCTAGATCAGATTAGTTTCAGCTTACTGTCGCGCCTTCTATATTCACAGCCACTCTAGACCACACGGTATTCTGGCAAGGAAGTGTCGGTGGTGGTCGGTGTGTAGATTATCATACTAACCTGGGGGAGGAGTACGCATCTCCTTAACCCGGCGACACTGCCGGGTCTTCTAAACCTTATCGATACATTCATCGCAAAGACGACGACAGTACTGTGAACTCAGACTATTCTGAATGTTagggttatgtaatgtattttaataattttagtaataatacataatgtttttttaaaaaatgattttagtaATTTTATCTATTTTGTACGAATGGGAGATTTTTTAGAGTTTGTGGTGTTTATAGGAATTTGTTTGAAAGAATTTGTAAAACAAGGAAGTCCGGTGTTGACAACACTGAACTTGTACGAATCACACTAAGTTCGGTGTTATCAACacatattgaatatttttaaacatgttattatataaatgtttatatgttatcaatttatttagttaagcaaaatcatataatttatcataaaatatcAGAACATATTAAAACGAAATATACAAGGCATATAATTTAAATCCACTCGTCCATCAGACAGGACttaagactagtatatatatatatatatatattggtggcCTGATTTTATATAATCTGTAATGTAAACACCGTTTGTTGTTTCAAGCTTAGACTCAAGCTTCTTTATTAAACTGATTTCATTTGAGCTCGTATTTGACTTTAATTTGTTTAGGCTCTTTTTGTTTTGAGCTtttgttattttagtttttatttgagTGAAGACACATGTAACTTGTTTTTTACGAACTTAAAACAAACATTTCACtatttaaaaattaagtttACCAGATTAAATTTCAAACCATGATACCCTCAAGGCCTCAATACCCGTATACATAAACAATTAAATACTTGGCGAAATTATGTTAGGAGGGTAGAATATTGAAAAAGCGAGAAGTTAATGGGGTAAACAGCAATAAAGCATTTTGTTGTAACAAACAGGAAGCGTAACCCCCAAGCTGGAGAAAATTAATCCAACGGACATGGGATGTCCTACTAATCTAACGGATGGGATGCTTCCTATATAATCAGaagcaaacaaaaccaaaataaaagaACACACTCTCTGATTTCCCCCTCTTTTTCTTACAATAAAAATCAAACACACTCTCCTTCTCTAGCGACATTATTTCGATCATCATCGAACATATAATCGGAAGGAGGAGATCGTCGTGGCGATTATGGCCAAGGATGCTAATACTTCTGAGCAGGTAATTCAtatttaaagtaaaaatattatacctcattttatattatttttccttttttacaGTTTTTCGTTTTGTTGTTGTGTTTATTAATGAGACGATTGCTACTGTATTTCATGatctaaaatgaaattttgtttttttgatgaACTGAATTTTAGCTTGACTTGTACTGtaaattagtattattattagtactcgtattattattattgttgttgttattattattattattattattgttgttgttgttgttgttatttattattattattttctttataaaaacacttttaattattattattattatttatttatatatttattattaatattattattattgttgttgttgttttagtATAGTGTAGTTCTTTCCGGACTAGATGAAAAGTTTGATCTGCTAAATTACTTAATGGATACGGCTTGTGTTAGGCGATTTTACTCAAATGCTTGCTTGCTTGctttaataagttattttagATCTTGTATGTGTCCTATATACTGTTGTGTTTTCCTTCATATGTATCAGTTTACGTCCTTTACTCTTTATGTTTCCCCAAGGTTTGATGGATTGATAGGTTGGTTACAAGGATATCGTCATTAATTTTGGAATATAGACTAAACAATCTTGACGTATGTGTTATATATAGGTGTCTTATTTTTCGGTTAGGTTTTTGTGGTTCGGTTTTTCTTACTTTACCAAAAGTCAACAGATACTTTTCGTTTTCCGAAAATCAGAACCAAAAACCGTTGGTTTTTTTGGTTcagttttaattagttttttggTTCTGTTTTCGTTTTACCCTGGATttcacttttaattattttgttcaCTGCCGCcatttattcatatttaaacAAAGTTAGAATTTCTGAGAATTACGGAGATCCCAACATTAGGTAAGTAGTTATAATTATTGGGAATGAGGTTGGTGTCCCATTGGTGTAGCCCATTAGTAATGTCGTTGACCTTGGGGTTTTCCACTAGGGTTCGAGATTCTTGGGTTCCATCCCAAtaatacgtgtaatttaggagtaggagtaggaTAGTATGccgttcttaaaaaaaatagataaaatgaCTGCTTTTAATTGTCCCTTATTCTCAACTCTATCTATGATATCATACATATTGCATATGCCTTGAGTGAGTGGAACTTTTGGTTGTAAATGCAAATCATGCTTAttctacttttattttatttttatttttgacaatATGTTGTTTTATCCATAATGTTATTTAAGCAAAATACAATTTGTATGCAGGAGGAACCAAAAGGTTATGCTGGTAAAAAAGAAAGGAAGCTGAATCGCACTGAGCAACAATCTTGTGATAAGGTTTTGCAtccataacttatatatatcttcatctacCCGCAATCATTCTCTTCAAATAATCTTATGCCACGCTTGATGTTTTGGCTACCTAAACACCCTCAAAACTTATGCTGCCTAGCTACTGTTAACTCCATATGGTTTATAAGTAGATGTATATCATATGTTTATTCGTAAAACATATGCCCACTGTTGGGATTAGCCTTGAAATGGTTTCCGTGTTTTAACATACTAAACATTATCCGAAGGAAAATCTGatgaatgtgtgtgtgtgttattgaATACGTGAAAAAACAGAGAACAAAGTGCAATGAATACGTATATATAGGTTACCAACAGGCATCTTCTAACCGATGTGCATGTTTGTTATTGTTTGGCATGACAGTTACACAACTGTCTACCATATCTTGTTTCTGTCTTCACAATCACTTCCCAAACTCCTTGAACATTCAAACTATCTTGTTTGGTTGCACTCAATCCCGTGTCTCCTGACTGAAACTTGTCAAAAAGTTGAACATTTGGGGTCATGTTTCTCCGGTATTCGTCCGAAACATACCATATGTCATCCCAGCCTTCTCTGTCGGTCCCTATCACTTGCCAATCTATGGATTTTATAACCGTTTCATCATCCTTGCTTCCTGTGGCCTTTTCAAATCCCGTTTTCACTTCTGCTTTCTTTGCTTTCACtagtttttctttattgaaTTTAGTCTTCGTGGGCTTGTTTGGACAATCCAGTAAGCATGCCCTCTAATGAAGCATATTCATTTTTTTGCATACATCAACCTGGCCTTGTAATTATCAGGGTCATGACATAACTTCAGGCAATCCAAATTATGGATTACTTCCCTTTGTTGTTGGTTCCAGAAGTCATCGTCATGGTAACGATACTTTCTGTGGAATCAACCCGCATATCTTCAAATTTGTGGTTCACAGGTTCTCAGGATCCCCTGTCGGCTTTGATGCCAACTGTTGGGTTAGCCTTGAAATGGTTTTTGGTGAATgtgattgtgtgtgtgtatgaatAGATGAAAAACAGAGAACAAATGATAACTGTTATTTCGATTGATTTTTCCAAAGTACAATGAATACATACTTATAGGTTACAAACAGGCATCTTCTAACCGATGTACGTGTTTATTATTGGCTGCCATGACAGTTACACAACTGTCTACCATATCACTATTTTACATCTATATACATTACTAACTACATAATATACATCTGTCATAATGGTTTAATACTCACTGGATTTTCTCGGATTTTGTTTAGTGTGAAATTAGGGGACTTCGAGAGAGTAATGAAATTTTAAGGGCTCATATAGGCAATTTGAATACAGACCTAGAACTGATTGGTTTAAAGAGAGACGTGGCCTGCCTTAGGAGCACAGTAGATGGAAAGAATGttgaactttcaaaacttcagtGTGCAGAAAAAGAATTAAAGGTAATTTGTATTCTTATTGTCTTTTTGATTAGCACCAGATGTATCCGAGTGAATATTGAAAGCGGCTTCGCCTTTTACTGTACAATATTTAttcatcatttttacttttatatggCCAGGAACATCTGGAAAGGGATCTGGCTTATCTAAGAGaagaaaataaacaattaaaggTCGGTTCACTCTTGTAGGATCTTGATTAAAATAGTCTAGATTGCTAATCTGAAATACACACTTAACTATGAacatacaaataataaataagcCTGCTGATTCCAATGCCAATGCTGCCAAGCCTGCCGATCCTGATGAGCTTTTTCCCAAGGCTGCTATCCATTGGGAGACTAATGTTCCTTGTGACCCTCGTGGGGATGTTGAGCCTTTGTCGGAGGAGCTTTTTCCCAAACATGATTCACAAGATTCGTGCACCATTATGTAAGTAAGAAGAGTAGAACTTGAGTGGTTAAAAACTTTTGTATGTTAACTGTTCTGTGTCGAATTGAAGCTGTTAGAAGCTGTGTGCATTGCAAAATGCTTGTGATGAGAGTGATATTGAGATAATTCAAATGCAGGGACATCAAAATGTTATTGACTTTGCATGGATTAATGATGAGTTGGATGGGATGAATAAATTGGATCAATGATCAGTCTTTtgtatatactcgtatatgtgtttttgtgtttgttgtatatgtctatatatgttttgttcttTTCTGTCCCATGTGGTGTTATCACAGTTGGGTGCTTGGCTAAATTACCAAGCAACAACTGACTCTAGATAACAAAGCCAAGCCATAATACTACCAATTTTAGTTGTTCATTCACACAAATTAATTTAGGTACTCGTTTGTATTATCTAAAAGCTAAAGGGCCATTTTGTTGTTAACTAACAATAGAAAAAAGCCAAGCACTCACTAATTTGCAAAGACTCCTCTGCTGCATTTGCAAGCAGCTAACTAGGAGAGTACCTTTGGATCATCTGCTATGTCTACTGCTCGTTTCAGTTTGTGATTTGAAAAGATGTTTTCcgactctttttatttttctatgaaTAAATGACAAGTCTCCAGTAAACATAAATATGATAAGTACTAACAAGTTGAACTCTTTGATTATAACCTGTTTCTTTATGCTACAAAAGTATCATTTTAATGATGTTTGAAAGTTTGTTAAAtgtgatttttattttcatgcGCCTCGAGTTTGATAGATAGTGAAACTAATCAACAAAGCTTGCTGCTAACAACCAAATTAATGCCCCCTTGATCTAATCACAAACCTAAGGGGTCATTCCTAAAAATGTATGTTTAAACAACCTAACCGAATGAACAacgaaaatcaaaagatatagACCAAGTTAGCTCCAAAAGAATTTGTTTGGGTGTCATATATCTATTAGTAGAACCTACGTTGAATGCTATCCTTCAAACCATATAATAAGCCTCCCAACCAGCTGCTTAACTTCTTTTGATTTCTCTGCCTTGGATTAGTTTCTTGATTTCTCGGTCTTGGGTCACTTTCCTGATTTCTCCATCTTGGTTCAGTTTCTTGAGTTTTCCGTGTTGGTCCAGTTTCTTGATTCCCCCCTCTTGGATCAGATTCCTTATTTCTCGCTCTTGGTTCAGTTTCTCGATTTCTCGGTCTTGGATCACTTTTCTGATATCTCGGTCTTGGTTCAGTTTCTTGATTTTTCTGTCTTGGTCCAGTTTCCTGGTTCTTCCCTCTAAGATTAGTTTCCTGATTTCTCACCTCTTCATTTCCTCTTCTTGGATCAGTTTCTTGATTTCTCCGTGTTGATTCAGTTGTAAATCGTTGTATGTTACTCTTCAACATTATCTAATTATCAAGAACAAACTAGCTTATCATATACTATAACCAAAGTAGTCTAATTAATAAGaagctaaatatatatatatatataggtatatatatattggcacaTACATATACAGATTTGAGAAGAGATATACCATCATGTCTTGGAGCTCATCTAGGCATGCAGCTTGGTTCTCCAGGAGCCATGTGGTCGTGTAAGCAATAGCATTTTGTATTCTCTTTCTTCTATTTGGGTGCATGGCCCGTTCCTGATAATCATAGGTTTTCATCATATTTTTCAAGTCATATAAGTAATCCTCTAATGCCATGTATGCATCCGCTCTCCTCTTAAATTCTTGGTCCTCGTGTTTGTACTTGTCAGCATCTTTTATCATCTTCTCGATCCCTTCCATGGAGAGTCTtctgttttcatttttaatgaTGAGTTGTTCTGTATTACCCGTTGATTCTATCTTAGCCGTGA
This genomic window contains:
- the LOC122599347 gene encoding uncharacterized protein LOC122599347 translates to MAKDANTSEQEEPKGYAGKKERKLNRTEQQSCDKCEIRGLRESNEILRAHIGNLNTDLELIGLKRDVACLRSTVDGKNVELSKLQCAEKELKEHLERDLAYLREENKQLKVGSLL